One genomic segment of Trichoplusia ni isolate ovarian cell line Hi5 chromosome 5, tn1, whole genome shotgun sequence includes these proteins:
- the LOC113494506 gene encoding uncharacterized protein LOC113494506: MGFDKHFNEDHCYLDESADDVAMNVDVKEEAYQISPNTANEQSIVRYLDDSGSSLGKMNTSSEDVRISAKKALIFLPYSEYCTDHKDLYLHEDEKLVKPGDKFRSQEDFVQYLNENAKRWRFYYKCSDSRKPNTENESFTYNCVYLRNKEKYKKKGLRKRNNNMKTDCPCKIKLRHLPNEKELTVVYVCNHHDHELSLEEFYKLQHGRRLPPHIKEEIMDLLKLKVDVMKIRAYVEMETGFSMSRPFFYALEKNMKSRNIERNITEDRLMMLREKIAAIDNTETSRKAKQRRSLDDIEGTTTPPLKRRTKSNDTVTSDSSKRIKSQSGNYSNEIIQSVKHLQESVKCEIQRNPWVSDQCVPVLQDRIGIETKCEESIEGSVAEVLQDDAQCDPQNELETYSLTIEYYNPEDNTHDVSNEFSEIVDEGQVNESEDSYIDNIAYETIVTEENHELQTEILEYVDEEQLVEENVEVHFESEVTDQNEVDFDSHVVVDQNDEIHDSTLEVTGESEEINEFDNTEVIEEGHIDYVTDNDNDVEYISEVYEENTAHDVGVQTADMKAQMLMPVFDVYMKDGNVTGFVVNDNIINGLKDGVHKGIQTGDDLILSDSQDEEDCDIIHDEISDTYTKHEYVHKYNIDRYMVQPHFPKYVETLAKETYMDVLHMFTNIYNEKAMFKLTTTQRGKEGNTKIWYITDNLKKYRRHMSTKERMKQKLQSVFVLKEKVRSLVKQNSELVSRNKQLEEVALKLVNMT; this comes from the exons ATGGGTTTTGATAAACACTTTAATGAAGATCATTGCTATTTGGACGAGTCTGCAGATGATGTGGCTATGAATGTTGATGTGAAGGAGGAAGCTTATCAAATTTCACCAAATACTGCAAATGAACAATCAATTGTTAG GTATTTAGATGACTCAGGAAGCTCACTAGGCAAAATGAATACAAGCTCCGAAGATGTCAGAATAAGTGCTAAGAAAG CACTAATCTTCCTCCCATACAGTGAATACTGCACAGACCACAAGGACTTATATCTGCATGAAGATGAGAAACTGGTCAAGCCTGGAGACAAGTTCAGGTCACAAGAGGACTTTGTGCAATACTTGAATGAGAATGCAAAAAGATGGCGATTCTATTACAAATGTTCAGACTCACGCAAACCTAACACTGAAAACGAATCATTTACGTACAATTGTGTGTATTTAAGAAATAAGGAGAAGTATAAGAAAAAGGGACTTCGGAAAAG GAACAATAACATGAAGACTGATTGCCCgtgcaaaatcaaattaaggCATCTACCAAACGAGAAGGAATTGACTGTAGTATATGTATGTAATCATCATGATCATGAATTATCTTTAGAAGAATTTTATAAGTTACAACATGGAAGGCGATTGCCGCCACATATTAAGGAAGAG ATAATGGACCTATTAAAACTGAAAGTCGATGTAATGAAAATCAGAGCATACGTCGAAATGGAAACGGGGTTCAGTATGAGCCGACCTTTCTTTTACGCTTtagagaaaaatatgaaaagcaGAAATATTGAGAGAAATATTACTGAAGATAGACTAATGATGTTAAGAGAAAAAATTGCTG ctaTTGATAATACTGAAACTTCTAGAAAGGCTAAGCAAAGGCGGTCGTTGGATGATATTGAAGGCACAACAACACCACCATTGAAAAGAC gAACAAAATCAAACGACACAGTAACTTCAGACAGctcaaaaagaataaaatcgCAATCTGGGAACTACAGCAATGAGATAATACAGAGTGTAAAACATTTGCAAGAGTCTGTCAAGTGTGAAATACAAAGAAACCCATGGGTTTCAGATCAGTGTGTTCCAGTGTTGCAAGATAG AATAGGTATAGAAACAAAATGCGAGGAATCTATAGAAGGCTCAGTAGCAGAAGTCTTACAAGACGACGCACAGTGTGACCCACAAAATGAACTGGAAACATACAGCCTtacaatagaatattataatccaGAAGACAATACACATGATGTTAGCAACGAATTTAGTGAAATTGTAGATGAAGGGCAAGTTAACGAAAGCGAGGATAGTTATATAGATAATATAGCTTACGAAACTATAGTGACTGAAGAAAATCATGAATTACAAACTGAGATATTAGAATACGTAGATGAAGAACAACTTGTTGAAGAAAACGTTGAAGTTCACTTTGAATCAGAAGTGACTGATCAAAATGAAGTGGACTTTGACTCACATGTAGTGGTTGACCAAAATGATGAGATCCACGACAGTACACTAGAAGTGACTGGTGAAAGTGAAGAAATAAATGAGTTTGACAATACAGAGGTTATTGAAGAAGGTCATATAGATTATGTTAcagataatgataatgatgttGAGTATATAAGTGAAGTTTATGAAGAAAACACGGCACATGATGTTGGGGTCCAAACAGCTGATATGAAAGCGCAAATGCTGATGCCTGTGTTCGATGTGTATATGAAGGATGGCAATGTAACGGGTTTCGTAgtcaatgataatattattaatggaCTGAAAGATGGTGTGCATAAGGGAATTCAGACTGGTGACGATCTAATTCTTAG CGACTCACAAGACGAGGAAGACTGCGACATCATCCATGACGAGATATCGGACACATACACGAAACACGAATACGTACACAAGTATAACATAGACAGATATATGGTACAACCTCATTTCCCCAAGTACGTCGAAACTCTAGCCAAAGAAACCTACATGGACGTCCTACACATGTTCACAAACATATACAACGAAAAAGCAATGTTCAAACTCACAACTACGCAGCGAGGCAAAGAAGGCAACACGAAAATATGGTACATaacagacaatttaaaaaaatatagacgacATATGAGTACTAAAGAAAGAATGAAACAAAAGCTACAGAGTGTGTTCGTTTTGAAAGAAAAGGTTAGGAGTTTAGTGAAACAGAATAGTGAGTTAGTGTCGCGGAATAAACAGTTGGAGGAAGTGGCTTTGAAGCTTGTGAACATGACATAA